A single genomic interval of Camelina sativa cultivar DH55 chromosome 11, Cs, whole genome shotgun sequence harbors:
- the LOC104725191 gene encoding uncharacterized protein LOC104725191, with amino-acid sequence MHAKTDSEVTSLSASSPTRSPRRPAYFVQSPSRDSHDGEKTATSFHSTPVLTSPMGSPPHSHSSSSRFSKINGSKRKGHAGEKQFARIEEEGLLDDGDRQQEALPRRCYVLAFIVGFSLLFAFFSLILYAAAKPQKPKISVKSITFEQLKVQAGQDAGGIGTDMITMNATLRMLYRNTGTFFGVHVTSSPIDLSFSQITIGSGTIKKFYQSRKSQRTVVVNVLGDKTPLYGSGSTLVPPPPPAPIPTKPKKKKGPIVIVEPPAPPAPVPMRLNFTVRSRAYVLGKLVQPKFYKRIVCLINFEHKKLSKHIPLTNNCTVTSI; translated from the exons ATGCACGCCAAGACCGACTCGGAGGTGACAAGCCTCTCGGCTTCATCTCCGACTAGATCTCCCCGTCGTCCAGCCTACTTCGTCCAATCTCCGTCACGTGACTCCCACGATGGAGAGAAGACAGCAACATCATTCCACTCAACACCTGTACTCACCAGCCCGATGGGATCTCCACCGCATTCTCACTCTTCCTCGAGCCGCTTCTCCAAGATCAACGGTTCCAAACGCAAGGGTCACGCTGGAGAGAAACAGTTTGCtaggattgaagaagaaggtctACTTGATGATGGAGACAGACAACAAGAAGCTTTGCCTCGTCGATGCTATGTCTTAGCCTTCATTGTTGGGTTCTCTTTGCTCTTTGCTTTCTTCTCGTTGATTCTTTATGCTGCTGCTAAACCTCAGAAACCTAAGATCTCTGTTAAG AGTATAACGTTTGAGCAACTTAAGGTTCAAGCTGGACAAGATGCTGGAGGTATAGGAACTGATATGATCACGATGAACGCGACGCTGAGAATGTTGTACCGTAACACTGGTACTTTCTTTGGTGTTCATGTCACGTCTTCTCCTATTGATCTTAGTTTCTCTCAGATCACTATTGGTTCTGGCACT attaaaaaattttatcAGTCAAGAAAAAGCCAAAGAACAGTGGTGGTGAATGTACTTGGAGACAAGACTCCTCTCTATGGAAGTGGCTCAACCTTAGTCCCACCACCACCTCCTGCACCAATTCCAACAaaacccaagaagaagaaaggaccCATCGTGATTGTCGAACCACCAGCGCCTCCTGCACCAGTACCTATGAGGCTAAACTTCACCGTTAGATCTCGGGCTTACGTCTTGGGGAAGTTAGTTCAACCCAAGTTCTACAAGAGAATCGTGTGTTTGATTAATTTCGAACACAAGAAACTCAGCAAACATATTCCCCTAACAAATAATTGCACTGTCACATctatttaa
- the LOC104725194 gene encoding uncharacterized acetyltransferase At3g50280-like, giving the protein MDSSPSVKIVSKCFVKPKTIPEESKKPYYLSPWDYAMISVQYIQKGLLFHKPPLDSVDTLLEKLRESLAVALVHFYPLAGRLSSLTTENPKSYSVFVDCNNSPGAGFIYATADLCVAYIMDAKYVPLVVQSFFDHHKAVNHDGHTMSLLSVQVTELVDGVFIGLSMNHAMGDGTSFWKFFTAWSEVFQKQESNKDDDLCLKNPPFLKRYIPEGHGPLFSLPYSHPDEFIRTYESPILKERIFCFSSETIKLLKAKVNQICGTTTISSFQSLTAVIWRCIARARRLPIDRETSCRLAADNRGRMDPPLDKEYFGNCLCTLRTAAKAGELLENDLGWAAMKVHQAVAEHSSEKVYQMIDQWLKSPYIYHIDRLFEPMSVMMGSSPRFNKYGCEFGMGKGVTLRSGYAHKFDGKVSAYPGREGGGSIDLEVCLVPEFMEALESDEEFMSLVSL; this is encoded by the exons ATGGATTCTTCACCATCAGTAAAAATCGTCTCAAAATGTTTCGTGAAACCCAAAACCATACCGGAAGAATCAAAGAAACCTTACTATTTGTCCCCATGGGACTACGCGATGATCTCAGTTCAGTATATCCAGAAAGGTCTCCTCTTTCACAAGCCACCACTTGACTCTGTTGACACTCTTCTTGAGAAGCTGAGAGAGTCTCTAGCCGTTGCGCTCGTCCATTTCTACCCTCTCGCGGGTCGCCTCTCGTCCCTGACAACGGAAAACCCGAAATCCTACTCTGTGTTTGTGGATTGTAACAATAGCCCTGGCGCTGGGTTCATCTACGCGACTGCAGATTTATGTGTAGCATATATCATGGATGCAAAGTATGTTCCTTTGGTTGTTCAGTCTTTCTTTGACCATCACAAAGCTGTGAATCATGATGGACACACCATGAGTCTCTTATCAGTCCAG GTGACAGAATTGGTAGATGGAGTTTTCATAGGACTGTCAATGAACCACGCGATGGGAGACGGTACTTCGTTCTGGAAGTTCTTTACGGCTTGGTCAGAAGTCTTCCAAAAACAAGAGAGCAACAAAGACGATGACTTGTGTCTTAAGAATCCACCGTTCTTAAAACGTTACATCCCTGAAGGACACGGTCCCCTCTTCAGCCTTCCCTATAGCCATCCTGATGAATTTATCAGAACCTATGAATCTCCAATTCTCAAGGAAAGAATATTCTGTTTCTCATCAGAAACCATAAAATTGCTTAAAGCAAAGGTCAACCAAATATGCGGAACAACCACCATTTCATCTTTCCAATCGCTAACCGCGGTTATTTGGAGATGCATAGCTAGGGCGCGGAGATTACCTATCGATCGAGAAACAAGTTGTAGACTAGCTGCTGACAACAGAGGAAGAATGGATCCACCGCTTGACAAGGAATACTTTGGAAACTGCCTCTGTACTTTGAGAACGGCTGCAAAAGCTGGTGAGCTGTTGGAGAATGATCTTGGATGGGCTGCTATGAAAGTGCATCAAGCAGTAGCTGAACATTCTAGTGAAAAAGTATATCAGATGATTGATCAATGGTTAAAGTCTCCTTATATTTACCACATTGATCGGCTTTTTGAACCGATGAGCGTTATGATGGGAAGCTCGCCGAGGTTTAACAAGTACGGTTGTGAATTTGGGATGGGAAAAGGAGTGACGCTTAGAAGTGGCTACGCGCATAAGTTTGATGGAAAAGTATCAGCTTATCCAGGAAGAGAAGGAGGGGGTAGTATAGATTTGGAGGTATGTCTTGTCCCAGAATTTATGGAAGCTTTGGAATCAGATGAAGAGTTCATGTCTCTTgtttctctctaa
- the LOC104725192 gene encoding thioredoxin-like protein Clot, with amino-acid sequence MTVKKIDANPSTLESVLQELKSDETNRSKISFILFLADDEPTTGRSWCPDCVRAEPVIFKTLDEFPEDVNLIRAYAGDRPTWRTPAHPWRVDPRFKLTGVPTLVRWDGESVKGRLEDHQAHVPNLILPLLAPTT; translated from the exons ATGACGGTGAAGAAGATCGACGCGAATCCATCAACCTTAGAATCAGTGTTACAAGAATTGAAATCGGACGAAACCAATCGCAGCAAGATCAGTTTCATACTCTTCCTCGCCGACGATGAACCCACCACCGGTCGCAGCTGGTGTCCAG ACTGTGTTAGAGCTGAACCTGTGATATTCAAGACTCTAGATGAGTTTCCAGAGGATGTGAATCTGATCCGTGCTTACGCCGGAGATAGACCGACGTGGAGGACTCCAGCGCATCCGTGGAGGGTTGATCCACGGTTTAAGCTCACCGGAGTGCCTACTCTTGTTCGTTGGGATGGTGAATCTGTTAAGGGACGTCTTGAGGATCATCAAGCTCACGTTCCTAACTTGATCCTGCCCCTTCTTGCGCCAACCACTTGA